In the Lepidochelys kempii isolate rLepKem1 chromosome 3, rLepKem1.hap2, whole genome shotgun sequence genome, one interval contains:
- the LOC140908186 gene encoding uncharacterized protein, with the protein MESQNRKRAPAWTEREVRDLIAVWGEESVLSELHSSFRNAKTFVKISQGMKDRGHNRDPKQCRVKLKELRQAYQKTREANSRSGSESQTCRFYDELHAILGGSATTTPAVLFDSFNGDGGNTEAGFGDEEDEEEEEEVVDSSQQASGETGFPDSQELFLTLDLEPVPPEPTQGCLLDPAGGEGTSAGCVSMITGSSPSQRLVKLRKKKKRTRDEMFSELMLSSHTDRAQTNAWRQIMSECRKAQNDREERWRTEERPLTFGKIVPPCPFE; encoded by the exons atggagtcccagaatcgcaaacgagctccagcatggaccgaacgggaggtacgggatctgatcgctgtttggggagaggaatccgtgctatcagaactccattccagttttcgaaatgccaaaacctttgtgaaaatctcccagggcatgaaggacagaggccataacagggacccgaagcagtgccgcgtgaaactgaaggagctgaggcaagcctaccagaaaaccagagaggcgaacagccgctctgggtcagagtcccaaacatgccgcttctatgatgagctgcatgccattttagggggttcagccaccactaccccagccgtgttgtttgactccttcaatggagatggaggcaatacggaagcaggttttggggacgaagaagatgaggaggaggaggaggaggttgtagatagctcacagcaagcaagcggagaaaccggttttcccgacagccaggaactgtttctcaccctagacctggagccagtaccccccgaacccacccaaggctgcctcctggacccagcaggcggagaagggacctctg ctggatgtgtttcaatgatcacaggatcttctccttcccagaggctagtgaagcttagaaagaaaaaaaaacgcactcgagatgaaatgttctccgagctaatgctgtcctcccacactgacagagcacagacgaatgcgtggaggcaaataatgtcagagtgcaggaaagcacaaaatgaccgagaggagaggtggaggactgaagaga ggccattaacttttgggaagATTGTTCCTCCTTGCCCTTTTGAGTGA